A window of the Bos indicus x Bos taurus breed Angus x Brahman F1 hybrid chromosome X, Bos_hybrid_MaternalHap_v2.0, whole genome shotgun sequence genome harbors these coding sequences:
- the LOC113887332 gene encoding profilin-2-like, whose amino-acid sequence MQCIGDISEEVWQDCITLFLQTGMCYDAAIITNSPPWLLASYPEGNLFQLTQEEIQILLAREGREKLFLQGITLAGTKCLLIRDNLYTEGNNTMDLRTKGQSRGSQAVTVVQIESVYLVVMGQKGTEGGPLNLKAFEMAGYIKEAINQHMAHF is encoded by the coding sequence ATGCAGTGCATAGGGGATATCAGTGAAGAAGTCTGGCAAGACTGCATCACCCTCTTCCTACAGACTGGGATGTGCTATGATGCAGCGATAATCACCAATTCCCCACCTTGGTTGTTAGCTTCTTATCCTGAAGGTAACCTGTTCCAACTGACCCAGGAAGAAATTCAGATCTTGCTGgcgagagaagggagagagaagttGTTTCTTCAGGGAATCACTCTTGCAGGGACCAAATGCTTGTTGATTCGGGACAACCTATACACTGAGGGCAACAACACCATGGATCTCCGCACCAAAGGCCAGAGTCGGGGCAGCCAAGCAGTGACAGTAGTTCAGATCGAGTCTGTATACCTTGTGGTGATGGGACAAAAAGGAACAGAAGGAGGGCCTCTCAACCTCAAGGCTTTTGAGATGGCGGGTTACATCAAAGAGGCCATTAATCAACACATGGCCCATttctaa